From Tachypleus tridentatus isolate NWPU-2018 chromosome 8, ASM421037v1, whole genome shotgun sequence, a single genomic window includes:
- the LOC143223989 gene encoding C-reactive protein 1.4-like — MASVFQLFLISCIFGGVFVSSMMTLRHGYLATKVRFFHSDSSIPRLVMIGTLPRVRDLTLAYWVKLYQFGEYSNSIFSYAHPKENNELYTWIQLKDKIPHVGIHIHSGEGHFINIPCPEFVLRKWQHVTYTWSSQSGNVNAYLNGKLCTNITATVSRGVEVRPGGMIVLGADQDSVGGGFKVKETLEGELTDLHLWDETLDEDQISVFSASTCRTEGGLEFHGNLIDWSNSAFRAFDGVSFHPTTLCLR; from the coding sequence ATGGCTTCTGTTTTTCAGTTGTTccttattagctgtatttttggAGGAGTTTTTGTATCGTCAATGATGACATTACGACATGGCTATCTGGCAACAAAAGTCCGTTTCTTTCACTCTGACTCGAGCATTCCACGTCTTGTTATGATAGGTACTTTGCCCAGAGTTCGAGACCTGACCTTAGCCTACTGGGTGAAGTTGTACCAGTTTGGTGAATATTCAAATTCTATCTTTTCTTATGCTCATCCAAAGGAAAACAACGAATTATATACATGGATTCAGCTGAAGGACAAAATTCCGCATGTAGGTATCCATATTCATTCCGGGGAAGGCCATTTTATTAATATACCTTGTCCAgagtttgttttaagaaaatggcAACATGTGACATATACGTGGTCATCACAAAGTGGGAATGTCAATGCTTACTTGAACGGAAAACTTTGTACCAACATCACAGCCACTGTTTCCAGAGGAGTAGAAGTAAGGCCAGGAGGAATGATCGTTTTGGGTGCTGACCAGGATTCTGTTGGAGGTGGCTTTAAAGTCAAAGAAACTTTGGAAGGAGAACTGACAGATTTGCATCTTTGGGATGAAACTTTGGATGAGGATCAGATCTCTGTTTTTTCCGCATCTACGTGTAGAACAGAAGGTGGTTTGGAATTTCATGGAAACCTGATAGACTGGTCAAACAGTGCTTTCAGAGCTTTTGATGGAGTGTCTTTCCACCCAACAACTTTGTGTTTAAGGTGA
- the LOC143223282 gene encoding nucleoredoxin-like protein 2 encodes MDLLRGETLVKKDKSEANISEALTDKEVIGFYFSAHWCPPCRGFTPILADFYNELKDKGASFEIIFVSSDRSPDDMFQYMKESHGDWLALSHGSEVASKLKKKYGVQGIPTLVVVKKDGILITKDGRNDVQSMGPRAFKTWLK; translated from the exons ATGGACTTACTTCGAGGTGAGACACTAGTCAAGAAAGACAAAAGTGAAGCAAATATCAGCGAGGCTCTAACGGACAAAGAAGTTATTGGGTTTTACTTCAGCGCCCACTGGTGTCCTCCATGTCGCGGATTTACTCCAATTCTAGCCGACTTCTACAATGAACTAAAGGATAAAGGTGCTTCGTTTGAGATCATCTTTGTTTCATCTGATCGTTCTCCAGATGACATGTTCCAATACATGAAGGAAAGCCATGGAGATTGGCTTGCTTTATCTCATGGCTCTGAAGTTGCAAG taaatTGAAGAAAAAGTATGGCGTCCAAGGAATCCCTACGTTAGTAGTAGTTAAAAAAGACGGGATTCTGATTACCAAAGATGGCAGAAACGACGTACAGTCAATGGGTCCACGAGCTTTTAAAACTTGGCTGAAATAA